The stretch of DNA AATCAGAAAATCAATCACAAAGTGATTCAGTTGTGCTTCGTTATGTTGGCAGTTGTCGCAATGATGGAACAAAACTTTTACCAGAACAATTAGTTTATATGTTGGAGCAGGTAACTAAACAAGAATTTAGTCTATTAAAAGTTCATCGTCAACGATTAATTCTAGGTACTTAAACTCAAAAAATAAACAATCAATCAGAGGAATTAATTTTCCTCTTTTTTTATTTCATGTAATCAGAAATCACTTATCTATTAATTAGGTTTAAGATAGACAAACTCTTATTGTTGCCTAAAAGCTTTGGTTTATTTTGATTATTGCTCACCCTACAAATAAGTAGCTTCATTTAATTAGACATAAAATATAGCAGTCCTAAATCATTCATGAACAAACATTAACCTAATTTCTGCCTTCTGCTTTTTACTTTTTGACAATAACTTATGTTCACAAATCTTAGAGGATTGCTATAGTTTTGATTTGGGGACTGAAAGATATAGCAGATTGGGGAGATTAGTTTAACTTTTAATTAGATTTTTTCAAAAAATTAAATAAATGAGATTCCCAATCCTCTCTAAAATTAAATAACTAAGTAAAGTAAATCTTAATAAAATATTAAGCTAGTGACTAAACAAAAATATATAGTAACCGTTCTAGGAGCAGGAGTTTGGGGGAATGCTTTAGCTGTTTTAGCCCGTCGCAATCAACATCAAGTACGTTTGTGGTCGCGTCGTAGTTTTGAACCTTTAGCTTCAGCAATTAGTGAAGCCAAAATTATTATTTCAGCAGTTTCTATGAAAGGAGTTAGACCATTAGTCGAACAATTACAAACTGTTCACTTACCAAAACACAGTATTTTAGTTACTGCGACCAAGGGATTAGACCCTCTCACTACTCTGACTCCTTCTCAAATTTGGCAAACCGCTTTTCTGAACCATTCTGTAGTAGTTCTCTCTGGCCCTAATTTATCTAAAGAAATTGAGCGCGGATTACCTGCTGCTACCGTAGTTGCTAGCAATGAGCTTAAATCAGCCGAAACTGTACAGCAAGTTTTTGCTTCTGATACTTTTCGTGTTTATGCTAGTAGCGATCCGCTAGGGGCAGAATTAGGAGGAACTCTCAAAAATGTTATGGCGATCGCAGCAGGAGTTTGTGATGGCTTACAACTAGGCACAAATGCTAAAGCTGCTTTACTAACCAGGGCTTTACCAGAAATGATTCGTGTTGGTACTTATTTAGGAGCAAATCCAGAAACTTTTTTTGGCTTATCTGGTTTAGGAGATTTAATCGCAACTTGTGATAGTCCTTTGTCTCGTAATTATCAAGTAGGTTATCAGTTAGCTCAAGGTTTATCCTTAGAAGAAATTTTATCAAAGTTAGAAGGAACGGCTGAAGGAGTTAATACTACAGATGTTTTAGTCAAAACTGCCGTTCGGCAACAACTTGCCGTCCCCATTGCTTATCAAGTCTATCGTTTACTACACGGTAAAATTACGCCTCAGCAAGCAGTTCAGGCTTTAATGGCTAGAGAACTTAAAGAAGAATTTTCTGATTTAGATTTGTAATTATTTTATTTCAATCTATCTAATTGCTAGCTACTTTTTTAGATACCCTTTCATTTACTATGAGTACTTTTCTGAACATTCAATTGTTTTAAGTACCTAAGCAAAATCGTTATGAGTATGATATATTTGTAAAGGTTCGTAAATATTATTGATCTCAAATCAAGTTAAAGGAAAATACTTGCTTTCAAAGCAAGTAAACCTGTGACATCAAGTCGTAACTTACGAATTAAAACAAGTAGGTATTTGAGGAGACCAAAACAATATGGAAGGATGTTTAAGAGTAGGACAACAAGCTCCTGACTTTACTGCTACTGCCGTTTTCGATCAAGAATTCAAGACAATCAAATTGTCTGACTACCGTGGTAAATATGTAGTCTTGTTCTTTTATCCTTTGGACTTTACGTTTGTTTGTCCTACAGAAATTATTGCTTTTAGCGATCGCTATGAAGAATTCAAAGCATCAAACACCGAAGTTTTAGGTGTCTCCGTAGATAGCGAATTTTCTCACTTAGCTTGGATTCAAACCGACCGCAAAGAAGGCGGAATTGGCGATATTGCCTATCCTCTTGTGTCTGATATCAAGAAAGAAATCAGTACTGCTTATAACGTTCTCGATCCTGAAGCAGGAGTTGCTCTTAGAGGACTATTTATCATTGACAAAGAAGGAGTAATTCAACACTCGACAATCAATAATTTATCTTTTGGTCGTAGTGTGGATGAAACTCTAAGAACGCTTAAAGCAATTCAATACGTACAATCTCATCCTGACGAAGTTTGTCCTGCTGGCTGGCAAGAAGGAGACAAAACTATGGTTCCCGATCCAGTCAAGTCTAAAGTCTATTTTTCTGCCGTTGGTTAGTAATTGATACTAACAGAAAAATTTTAACGGGGAGACGCTCCGCGTAGAGGGGTAACGGCAGGAACGACCCCTCACTAATCTGACCGATTCAAATCATTAATAATTTATATTAACTGTCTCATTACTTTTTTTTGGAGAATGGGACAGTTTTTTTATTAATAAATATCTGCAATTTTTTGAGGTTAAATTTATCAATTTAAAAATAAATTGATAGTAAATTTTATAATTTTATTTTGCTTTTTAAATAAAAATAAACTATTAAAATATTTGCGTATTTGTGCGGAGATCAATTGCAACTTAGTTAGAGATTTCCGTAAAACAACTATGGTGCAGGATTGATAGTGAACAGAAAATTAAATTTAGATTCGCTTAATGATTTTATTGGTTAGTCACTATCTAATTCCTATGTCTACTCAATCTTTTAGTTTTCGTTGTATAGAATTACTGCAAGCCTATGCTTCTAACCCTTCTTTAAAACTACGTAATCAACTAGTAGAACTTAATGCAGGTTTAGTCAGAAAAGTAGCTCATCAAGTTAGTAGAAAATGTGCTGAACCTTATGAAGATCTAGAGCAAATTGGTTACCTCGGTTTAATTAGAGCAATTGAGCGTTTTGATACTCATCAAGGTTCTGCTTTTAGCTCTTTTGCTATTCCTTATATTCGTGGTGAAATGTTACATTACCTAAGAGATAAAGGTAGTATGATGAGGATTCCTCGTAGGTGGCAAGAGCTTTATAATCAAGGCAAAAAACTACGTAAACAATTGATTGAAGCCCTAGAAAGATTACCTTATGATACAGAAATTGCTAAAGCTTTAGGAGTATCTGTACAAGAATGGAGTGAATGTCAATTAGCTCTACAAAATCGTTTACCGATAAGTTTGGATGCATTAGTTAATCAATCTCAAGATTCTTCAATTACTTTTGGTGAAACAATTGCAGATCCTAATTATCAAGAAATTCGACAATTAGAAGAAGACAAAATGCAATTACAAAGGGCAATGAGCCAGCTAGAAGAAAAAACTAAAGCAGCTATTGAATGTGTATATTTATGGGATTTACCTCGTAAAGAAGCTGCTCAATATATTGGCATTAGTCCTATGACAGTTACTAGACATTTACACAAAGGAATAGAACAGTTAGGAGCAATCATGCAACCTCAAGCTGCCTAATCAAGATAGGAGTTTGTATATATGTTTTCAATTGAAAATAATAATTACGCCAATAAAACAAACTTTGGAGTAACAATCATAATTATGACTGAGTTAACCTTAACTAATACTGGATAATAAATAAATGCTATTAACTAGCAATTTAATTAGCCAAACTGATAGTTAGGATCAAATTTGCGCCCTTAACCAGGCTAAAGGTAAAGAAGAAAATTTCGCTACTTTAGGAACAAACGCTCTTTTGCTGAAAAC from Stanieria cyanosphaera PCC 7437 encodes:
- a CDS encoding NAD(P)H-dependent glycerol-3-phosphate dehydrogenase — protein: MTKQKYIVTVLGAGVWGNALAVLARRNQHQVRLWSRRSFEPLASAISEAKIIISAVSMKGVRPLVEQLQTVHLPKHSILVTATKGLDPLTTLTPSQIWQTAFLNHSVVVLSGPNLSKEIERGLPAATVVASNELKSAETVQQVFASDTFRVYASSDPLGAELGGTLKNVMAIAAGVCDGLQLGTNAKAALLTRALPEMIRVGTYLGANPETFFGLSGLGDLIATCDSPLSRNYQVGYQLAQGLSLEEILSKLEGTAEGVNTTDVLVKTAVRQQLAVPIAYQVYRLLHGKITPQQAVQALMARELKEEFSDLDL
- a CDS encoding peroxiredoxin, which produces MEGCLRVGQQAPDFTATAVFDQEFKTIKLSDYRGKYVVLFFYPLDFTFVCPTEIIAFSDRYEEFKASNTEVLGVSVDSEFSHLAWIQTDRKEGGIGDIAYPLVSDIKKEISTAYNVLDPEAGVALRGLFIIDKEGVIQHSTINNLSFGRSVDETLRTLKAIQYVQSHPDEVCPAGWQEGDKTMVPDPVKSKVYFSAVG
- a CDS encoding RNA polymerase sigma factor SigF, with translation MSTQSFSFRCIELLQAYASNPSLKLRNQLVELNAGLVRKVAHQVSRKCAEPYEDLEQIGYLGLIRAIERFDTHQGSAFSSFAIPYIRGEMLHYLRDKGSMMRIPRRWQELYNQGKKLRKQLIEALERLPYDTEIAKALGVSVQEWSECQLALQNRLPISLDALVNQSQDSSITFGETIADPNYQEIRQLEEDKMQLQRAMSQLEEKTKAAIECVYLWDLPRKEAAQYIGISPMTVTRHLHKGIEQLGAIMQPQAA